acggcaaaaaaactactcagaaataaatagaagaaaaaaataaagcagaaaagaaataactatataaaaaaattactcaaaaataaatagaagaaaataaataatgcataaaagtaaaacaattatataaagcaaaaatattcaaaaaaaactaaatacggcaaaaaactactcataaataaatagaagaaaaaaataaagcagaaaagaaataactatataaaaaaattactcaaaaataaatagaagaaaataaataatgcagaaaagaaaaaaattgttggggcgctgccttgtgggcctgccagaccttgggtgtgcaaatacacgcccagtagggccagcagactcacagggcagcgcgccctagttaggcccagaagcctgctaaatagaggagttcgaaagggtagccgcggctgggtttataaaccagtgcggctgccctttgcTCGgccaggtgggactaaacatagcgcaCTGTGGTGGCAGTGCacggcctttagtaccagttggtggctccaaccggtagtaatgtgtagccctttagtaccggttggagccaccaaccggtactaaaggccctcgtttcccgccgcttgggctagccaaaattggcctttagtaccggctggtggctccaaccggtactaaaggcccctcctatatatatggcacttacgaaaattcagttatctCGTCGcacttcgttccacttctcgcggCCTCTCGATCTATCGTGGTCTCCGGCGCCGCCGCCGTgccgccgtgccgtcgccctcgccgcccctgccgcccgtcgtcgtcgtcgccgcgcgcccccgccgcccgtcgttgtcgccgcccccgccgcccgtcgtcgtcgccgcgcgcccccgccgccctcgtcgccatATCGNNNNNNNNNNNNNNNNNNNNNNNNNNNNNNNNNNNNNNNNNNNNNNNNNNNNNNNNNNNNNNNNNNNNNNNNNNNNNNNNNNNNNNNNNNNNNNNNNNNNNNNNNNNNNNNNNNNNNNNNNNNNNNNNNNNNNNNNNNNNNNNNNNNNNNNNNNNNNNNNNNNNNNNNNNNNNNNNNNNNNNNNNNNNNNNNNNNNNNNNNNNNNNNNNNNNNNNNNNNNNNNNNNNNNNNNNNNNNNNNNNNNNNNNNNNNNNNNNNNNNNNNNNNNNNNNNNNNNNNNNNNNNNNNNNNNNNNNNNNNNNNNNNNNNNNNNNNNNNNNNNNNNNNNNNNNNNNNNNNNNNNNNNNNNNNNNNNNNNNNNNNNNNNNNNNNNNNNNNNNNNNNNNNNNNNNNNNNNNNNNNNNNNNNNNNNNNNNNNNNNNNNNNNNNNNNNNNNNNNNNNNNNNNNNNNNNNNNNNNNNNNNNNNNNNNNNNNNNNNNNNNNNNNNNNNNNNNNNNNNNNNNNNNNNNNNNNNNNNNNNNNNNNNNNNNNNNNNNNNNNNNNNNNNNNNNNNNNNNNNNNNNNNNNNNNNNNNNNNNNNNNNNNNNNNNNNNNNNNNNNNNNNNNNNNNNNNNNNNNNNNNNNNNNNNNNNNNNNNNNNNNNNNNNNNNNNNNNNNNNNNNNNNNNNNNNNNNNNNNNNNNNNNNNNNNNNNNNNNNNNNNNNNNNNNNNNNNNNNNNNNNNNNNNNNNNNNNNNNNNNNNNNNNNNNNNNNNNNNNNNNNNNNNNNNNNNNNNNNNNNNNNNNNNNNNNNNNNNNNNNNNNNNNNNNNNNNNNNNNNNNNNNNNNNNNNNNNNNNNNNNNNNNNNNNNNNNNNNNNNNNNNNNNNNNNNNNNNNNNNNNNNNNNNNNNNNNNNNNNNNNNNNNNNNNNNNNNNNNNNNNNNNNNNNNNNNNNNNNNNNNNNNNNNNNNNNNNNNNNNNNNNNNNNNNNNNNNNNNNNNNNNNNNNNNNNNNNNNNNNNNNNNNNNNNNNNNNNNNNNNNNNNNNNNNNNNNNNNNNNNNNNNNNNNNNNNNNNNNNNNNNNNNNNNNNNNNNNNNNNNNNNNNNNNNNNNNNNNNNNNNNNNNNNNNNNNNNNNNNNNNNNNNNNNNNNNNNNNNNNNNNNNNNNNNNNNNNNNNNNNNNNNNNNNNNNNNNNNNNNNNNNNNNNNNNNNNNNNNNNNNNNNNNNNNNNNNNNNNNNNNNNNNNNNNNNNNNNNNNNNNNNNNNNNNNNNNNNNNNNNNNNNNNNNNNNNNNNNNNNNNNNNNNNNNNNNNNNNNNNNNNNNNNNNNNNNNNNNNNNNNNNNNNNNNNNNNNNNNNNNNNNNNNNNNNNNNNNNNNNNNNNNNNNNNNNNNNNNNNNNNNNNNNNNNNNNNNNNNNNNNNNNNNNNNNNNNNNNNNNNNNNNNNNNNNNNNNNNNNNNNNNNNNNNNNNNNNNNNNNNNNNNNNNNNNNNNNNNNNNNNNNNNNNNNNNNNNNNNNNNNNNNNNNNNNNNNNNNNNNNNNNNNNNNNNNNNNNNNNNNNNNNNNNNNNNNNNNNNNNNNNNNNNNNNNNNNNNNNNNNNNNNNNNNNNNNNNNNNNNNNNNNNNNNNNNNNNNNNNNNNNNttagttgaactagttgaattaatatatagaactagtttatttttaataaatgcttactttgaactagttgaattaatataactagtttatttttagtaaatgtttagttgaactagttgaattaatatatagaactagtttatttttagtaaatgcttactttgaactagttgaattaatataactagtttatttttagtaaatatttagttgaactagttgaattaatatatagaactagttgaattaatatatagaactagtttatttttagtaaatgcttaattgaactagttgaattaatataactagtttatttttagtaaatgcttagttgaattaattaaattagtaagtgtttaatgtttcgcctaatataaacataggaaatgtcgtcagacgacggaaaaaatttcgttATGTgtcaatactgtgaagaccagcgcggccagtgcgacagaaatttccttgttgatggtaggcgattcagcatcaagctggatgagactttcaaatttgatacagtaagtcacaatgacaagtctgttttcgtaattaagcatgacttatatatgcttcatttgcctgacttataatttttaattttcactattctactagcgcatcccctgccatgcaagaatttttgtcttggataagataggtttcaaagatatggaaactatggaggtaaagagagcttacctgaaaactgagcatgatgattatactttcaatgtcaaagtatacaatacacacacgtacacctattttgaatacaaaacttggcaagcactatgcaaggcttatgcatttgagcctggtatggttatcacctttgatattcgtccggaagatgatattgaaggtaatagagacatatgggtcaattgcagacgcctccagttctaccattatgtgagttcttctcaactatatttttgtctttgatattgcttatttcaaaaataactgacaactaatttctattgacagcttatctccattcaaccaaacatgtccggcgcttggtagacaggacctactactgtcccggagctgaactaaactgcgaggagataagtcattatgtttcatggcttgaggatcttcatactgtcaagacaaattttcttcctgcacttagaaatgttagtactcaaaacgtgcgaccaatagtgatggtattgaactacggtcacatctatttaggaatgatggtaagatatttactatttgtcctcagtgcatattttgcatacattttttttttgctaaactttcattgctaagtatattaattaagtactatacgatgttcttcaacagggactcccgatgacagttgtgcctcaggggatcgagactaaaggtcagatgtcaattgttagcttacggccaagatatcctgcattgcacatgaatgcattcaggatttctaaaagcgatgaatgcttaatagtgaaagattggaggaaaattgttaataatcgcagagaagtactagggggcagcaatgagaaacgcaacccacgattaggagacaggttcatcggcatgctccagtatgatcaatcaggagagctatacatgttctatgctattttaccagagagagagagagagtagctaggagGAGTGattcagctagttcttcatgctgctcttaattagtacttgtcctttcatgtctgtgttcttgaacttaagtgatttgcttttgtggtgttatatatgaacgcttatNNNNNNNNNNNNNNNNNNNNNNNNNNNNNNNNNNNNNNNNNNNNNNNNNNNNNNNNNNNNNNNNNNNNNNNNNNNNNNNNNNNNNNNNNNNNNNNNNNNNNNNNNNNNNNNNNNNNNNNNNNNNNNNNNNNNNNNNNNNNNNNNNNNNNNNNNNNNNNNNNNNNNNNNNNNNNNNNNNNNNNNNNNNNNNNNNNNNNNNNNNNNNNNNNNNNNNNNNNNNNNNNNNNNNNNNNNNNNNNNNNNNNNNNNNNNNNNNNNNNNNNNNNNNNNNNNNNNNNNNNNNNNNNNNNNNNNNNNNNNNNNNNNNNNNNNNNNNNNNNNNNNNNNNNNNNNNNNNNNNNNNNNNNNNNNNNNNNNNNNNNNNNNNNNNNNNNNNNNNNNNNNNNNNNNNNNNNNNNNNNNNNNNNNNNNNNNNNNNNNNNNNNNNNNNNNNNNNNNNNNNNNNNNNNNNNNNNNNNNNNNNNNNNNNNNNNNNNNNNNNNNNNNNNNNNNNNNNNNNNNNNNNNNNNNNNNNNNNNNNNNNNNNNNNNNNNNNNNNNNNNNNNNNNNNNNNNNNNNNNNNNNNNNNNNNNNNNNNNNNNNNNNNNNNNNNNNNNNNNNNNNNNNNNNNNNNNNNNNNNNNNNNNNNNNNNNNNNNNNNNNNNNNNNNNNNNNNNNNNNNNNNNNNNNNNNNNNNNNNNNNNNacaatgtgtagtatcgtaaaataccagcaaacgaaaaagaattaaaatggaaacacaaaattaaataaaaaagaaatcataaaactaaaaacccaccaaaccttatagtaccggttggtgttaccaaccggtactaaaaggctcCAGGcctccggagctggctcgtgccacgtggttgccctttagcaccggttcgtgctgaaccggtactaaagggggggggggcctttagtgaccacaatttagtgccggttatgtaaccggcactaaagggccttacgaaccggtgctattgcccggttctgcactagtggctgACCCCGTTTTCGAAGGTCTCCTGCATCTGCAGCGCGTACTCCAGGTTCCACAACACGTCGCCCATGGACGGCCGGTCCACGCCGTAGTCCGACAAGCATTTCCACGCCGTCTCCGAGAATTTCTTCAGGCAGTCCGGCGCGATCTTGCCCGCCAGCAGCGGGTCGATGATCTCGTCCAGGGTCCCATTCCTCTGGCAGCGCAGCGCGTGATCGGCGAGGCTGACCTGCTCCCTCGGCAGGCTCACGTTCAGCGCCGGCCACGCGCATAGCACCTCGAACAGCACCACGCCGAACGAGTACACGTCCGACCGGTCCGAAAGCTGCTGCCGCCGGAAGTACTCCGGGTCCAGGTACCCGAAGCTTCCCTTCACAATCGTGCTCACGTGCGTGTGCCCGAAAGACGGCCCGGTGAGCGACAGCCCGAAGTCGGCTATCTTGGGTATCATGCCGCGGTTGCTGTCGCCCAGGAGGATGTTGGTCGACTTGATGTCGCGGTGGATGATGTTCTCCGAGTAGCCTGCGTGCAGGTAGTGCACGCCCCTCGCCGCCCCGATGCAGATCTCCAGCCGCTGCATCCAGGACAGTGCCGGCAGTGCCGGCTCGCCGTAGCCGTACAGGTGTCTTCGCAGCGTGCCTCTCTGCATGTACTCGTACACGAGTATCATCTCCGCCTGCTCGGTGCAGTACCCGATGAGCGACACCACATGCCGGTGCCGGATGCCGGACAGCAGCACGATCTCCGCCTGGAACTCCGGCAGCCCCTGCTTCGAGGTGAGCATGGCACGCTTCACCGCCACAGGCGTGCCATCGCCGAGCGCACCCTTGTACACATTCCCGAACCCGCCGACGCCAATAAGGTTGCGCTCGTGGAAGTTGTCCGTGGCAGCCTTGATCTTCGCCAGCGAGATGTGCAGCTTCTTGCTCGCCCTTTCCTTTAAAATATAGGAGTACATAATAACATAAANNNNNNNNNNAATGTAAATTGCCTTCTGGCCTCACAAATCAAAACAACACTCTTATTTAAACTGTCGGGTTCAAATTTTTTTAAACTATCAATCGGCACATAACCATTGAATTTAAGGAGGGCAAAATCATCAAATGGCAcatgataaataatgatggcattgcaGACTAGGGCCTGTATGATCTATGATGCCTGCTAAACCAAATGCAAGCAGAAAATGCAACATACTCTATGGATCCATAGGTTGTTGCCTCAGTACTTCAGCAGTTATTGCTGGAGAGAGATGATTGGGTTTAATCGTTTGTCCATCAAGGCAGCAATCATCTTTAATTAACCAGCAAGTGCATACCCCGACTCATAGACTACTGCTCGACAAGTCGACATGTACTTCAGCATTAGCTAGTACTACAAAAATACTATAGCACTCTACTACTAATGCCTAGCACATACTACTAATATAGTACAGTATACAATAAAATTAGAAGGAATGGGAAGTGGATCAACCTGATGCTGTGCCAATTGTATCCAATGGTCAGGCACGCCCCCTTTCCACGAACCAGCAACCTATAAAAGATAAAACAAATCAGATTTGCACTATAAAACACACCAGAAGTGCCATTTTTATTGCACAAAATACATTGGAGCGTCAATTTGTCATCAAGATCAGGCCAGAAAATCATATTTTCATGAAGTATCTAATATTGGAGCATTGAACTAGTCGAGTCGAACAAGCTAGTCGGCAGTTAGGTTGCGCCTCATAGAATAGTCGTTTGATTCTTAATCATTGG
Above is a window of Triticum dicoccoides isolate Atlit2015 ecotype Zavitan chromosome 5B, WEW_v2.0, whole genome shotgun sequence DNA encoding:
- the LOC119306996 gene encoding receptor-like protein kinase HERK 1, which gives rise to MQDIIDRLGATQNVDEFAAETGCSSSSVPKVAGSWKGGVPDHWIQLAQHQERASKKLHISLAKIKAATDNFHERNLIGVGGFGNVYKGALGDGTPVAVKRAMLTSKQGLPEFQAEIVLLSGIRHRHVVSLIGYCTEQAEMILVYEYMQRGTLRRHLYGYGEPALPALSWMQRLEICIGAARGVHYLHAGYSENIIHRDIKSTNILLGDSNRGMIPKIADFGLSLTGPSFGHTHVSTIVKGSFGYLDPEYFRRQQLSDRSDVYSFGVVLFEVLCAWPALNVSLPREQVSLADHALRCQRNGTLDEIIDPLLAGKIAPDCLKKFSETAWKCLSDYGVDRPSMGDVLWNLEYALQMQETFENGVSH